One genomic region from Leptospira montravelensis encodes:
- a CDS encoding ROK family protein, whose translation MRKAIGVDIGGGSIRVSLFDETGKELKTQVSATPVHLDNDSFLKILKDTIRPLAKEGIGIGVGSPGPLDNELGVLIVSANMQGLKNLPIKESLKKEFSLPVWYENDANCAALGEAYFGSYKDTESQLILTLGTGVGGGFVNKGILYSGYLGNGIEIGHTTSVIGGALCGCGVQGCVESYFSTKGFFGRYLEKSGKSLANAEEFFQLVRKEDPIAKEILHFGTLALAHAVRNAVHLLNPEAVVFVGGITKSYDLFGKLLESEIRSSIFPVLNDRLKIGVGGSLSGTLGAASLVFSKEKV comes from the coding sequence TTGCGAAAGGCCATCGGAGTGGATATCGGTGGAGGTAGCATTCGGGTTAGCCTCTTCGATGAAACAGGAAAGGAACTGAAAACACAGGTTTCCGCTACACCCGTTCATTTAGACAATGACAGTTTTTTAAAAATTTTAAAGGATACGATCCGTCCTCTGGCAAAAGAAGGAATCGGAATTGGTGTGGGCTCTCCCGGTCCCTTAGACAATGAACTAGGAGTTTTGATCGTTAGTGCAAACATGCAAGGTTTAAAAAACCTACCGATCAAAGAATCACTAAAAAAAGAATTCTCCCTTCCCGTATGGTATGAAAACGATGCCAACTGTGCCGCCTTAGGTGAGGCCTATTTTGGATCATATAAAGATACAGAATCGCAACTCATCCTGACCTTAGGAACTGGTGTGGGTGGTGGTTTTGTCAACAAAGGCATTTTGTACTCTGGATACCTTGGTAATGGAATCGAAATTGGTCATACTACCTCCGTCATCGGGGGAGCTCTCTGCGGATGTGGGGTTCAGGGCTGTGTCGAAAGTTATTTTTCTACCAAAGGATTTTTTGGCAGGTATTTAGAAAAATCCGGTAAGTCCCTGGCAAATGCCGAAGAATTTTTTCAATTGGTTAGAAAAGAAGATCCTATCGCAAAAGAAATTTTGCATTTTGGAACTTTGGCTTTAGCCCATGCCGTAAGAAATGCAGTGCATTTACTCAACCCAGAAGCGGTGGTCTTTGTTGGCGGAATTACAAAATCTTACGATCTTTTTGGAAAATTACTAGAATCCGAAATTAGATCCTCCATCTTTCCTGTATTAAATGACAGATTAAAAATTGGTGTCGGGGGGAGTTTGTCTGGTACATTAGGTGCCGCATCTCTTGTGTTTTCAAAGGAGAAAGTGTAA
- a CDS encoding histidine triad nucleotide-binding protein, with the protein MENCLFCKIASGEIQTKKEYESENILIFHDITPQAPFHVLIIPKVHIPSMNQIGELDPKILTEIFQIIPKIAEQNGISEKGYRLVNNCGNFGGQTVNHIHFHLLGGRHLKWPPG; encoded by the coding sequence ATGGAAAATTGTCTTTTCTGTAAAATTGCCAGTGGGGAAATCCAAACGAAAAAAGAATACGAATCGGAAAACATATTAATATTTCATGATATTACTCCACAAGCTCCGTTTCATGTTTTGATCATTCCCAAAGTCCATATTCCCAGTATGAATCAGATTGGAGAATTGGATCCAAAAATACTCACAGAAATATTTCAAATCATTCCCAAAATTGCAGAACAAAATGGGATTTCGGAAAAAGGATATCGATTGGTAAACAATTGTGGAAATTTTGGTGGCCAAACAGTAAACCATATCCACTTTCACTTGCTAGGTGGTCGTCACCTAAAATGGCCACCAGGTTAA
- a CDS encoding lysylphosphatidylglycerol synthase transmembrane domain-containing protein, producing the protein MRKLIFGILVSGIAIYFLSKNFDLTEFERLEGKINWWIFPLLFLSNLWAFVPFSIRWYYLLEKKISFSQSFTTAIIGVGLNMVLPARGGDLVRLIMNKRDTELPLTHLFSRIFLEKVMDLGSVVVIGAAALFYMGLGQSKNLSLLLISTLVILGMIVGLILVRYFLEPLRQLAKKIFGLIGKHGLYEEKLDHHLVEFSSFLKGDKLLKPVLYSIPTWVLGYAISYFLAGLLIDMPLKFPEALLFMFLGGMGVAIPSAPSGIGVFHAAIISGFIILGRDPGEGLVYATVVHLTQFIITTSLALLAYFYWKWTEGKKSKSQSF; encoded by the coding sequence ATGAGAAAATTAATATTTGGAATCTTAGTTTCAGGCATCGCAATATATTTCCTTTCCAAAAACTTTGACCTAACTGAATTTGAACGTTTGGAAGGAAAAATCAATTGGTGGATTTTTCCATTGCTTTTTCTTTCCAATTTATGGGCTTTTGTTCCCTTCTCCATTCGTTGGTATTATCTATTAGAGAAAAAAATTAGTTTTTCTCAAAGTTTCACCACAGCCATCATCGGAGTCGGACTCAATATGGTGCTTCCTGCTCGCGGGGGAGATCTTGTACGACTCATTATGAACAAACGAGATACAGAACTTCCTCTCACCCACTTATTCAGCCGAATTTTTTTAGAGAAGGTTATGGATTTGGGTTCAGTAGTTGTGATTGGAGCGGCTGCCCTTTTTTATATGGGACTTGGTCAGTCTAAGAATTTAAGCCTTTTACTTATCTCTACATTGGTCATTTTAGGGATGATTGTAGGTCTAATCTTAGTTCGTTATTTTTTAGAGCCATTACGCCAATTAGCAAAAAAAATATTTGGCCTCATCGGTAAACATGGCTTATACGAAGAAAAGTTAGACCATCATTTAGTGGAGTTCTCTTCTTTTTTAAAAGGTGACAAATTATTAAAACCCGTCCTTTATTCCATTCCAACTTGGGTGTTAGGTTATGCCATCTCCTATTTCCTTGCGGGTTTACTCATAGACATGCCACTTAAATTTCCTGAGGCTCTTCTTTTTATGTTCCTTGGGGGAATGGGTGTTGCGATTCCTTCGGCCCCGTCTGGGATTGGTGTTTTCCATGCAGCCATTATCTCTGGATTTATCATCCTCGGGCGTGATCCCGGCGAAGGACTTGTGTATGCAACAGTGGTCCACCTGACCCAGTTTATCATCACAACCAGTTTGGCACTTTTGGCATATTTTTATTGGAAGTGGACAGAAGGAAAAAAATCAAAATCCCAAAGTTTTTAA
- a CDS encoding lipocalin family protein produces the protein MEFQGDFIKRMVQGSLSVFLFFSCTNVSFSQDKKNTLEENPLYPFLTIGILTYLSTSDFDSYAEKDIDWSRFLGTWKEIKRIDTSFQKGLKQVTAEYSLLEDGSIRVTNQGTTETGETNLLVGKALLPNPKVGKLKVSFFYPFFFGDYLILKIDRTGYQTALIGGPDPNFLWLFSRTDSLPIEVETSYIQYAKSIGYFTDRLLSFR, from the coding sequence ATGGAATTCCAAGGTGATTTTATAAAGCGGATGGTACAGGGATCTCTTTCTGTATTTCTCTTTTTTAGTTGCACGAACGTATCTTTCTCCCAAGACAAAAAAAATACTTTGGAGGAGAATCCACTTTATCCTTTCCTAACCATTGGCATCCTCACGTATCTTTCTACTTCCGACTTTGATTCTTATGCAGAAAAAGATATCGATTGGAGCCGGTTTTTAGGTACATGGAAAGAGATCAAACGCATTGATACAAGTTTTCAAAAAGGACTCAAACAAGTGACTGCCGAATACAGCCTTTTGGAAGATGGTTCGATCCGTGTCACAAACCAAGGGACCACAGAAACGGGCGAAACAAATTTACTTGTTGGAAAAGCACTCCTACCTAATCCCAAAGTGGGAAAACTAAAGGTGAGTTTTTTTTATCCATTCTTTTTTGGTGATTATTTGATTTTGAAAATTGACCGCACAGGATACCAAACGGCACTGATCGGAGGACCCGATCCCAATTTCCTTTGGCTTTTTTCTAGGACAGATTCCCTTCCAATAGAAGTGGAAACATCGTACATTCAATATGCAAAATCGATCGGATATTTCACCGATCGATTGTTATCTTTTCGTTAA
- a CDS encoding VOC family protein, whose amino-acid sequence MSRPFKVLGIQQVAIGGESKEKLSKFWVDVMGLTKVSDYKSEKENVDEDILSMGNGPFKVEIDLMQPIDPNKSPKVHDPKLNHIGLWIDKLEECVEYLTKQGVRFTPGGIRKGAAGYNVCFIHPKGNEEFPLCSEGVLVELVQAPDDVIKALG is encoded by the coding sequence ATGTCCCGTCCCTTTAAAGTATTAGGTATTCAACAAGTTGCCATTGGTGGTGAGTCAAAAGAAAAATTATCCAAGTTTTGGGTAGATGTTATGGGACTTACCAAAGTTTCGGATTATAAAAGTGAAAAAGAAAATGTGGATGAGGACATTCTGTCAATGGGAAATGGTCCATTTAAAGTTGAGATTGACCTAATGCAACCCATTGATCCAAACAAAAGTCCTAAAGTTCATGATCCAAAACTCAATCATATTGGTTTATGGATTGATAAATTGGAAGAATGTGTAGAATATCTCACCAAACAAGGTGTTAGGTTTACTCCTGGTGGAATTCGAAAAGGTGCTGCCGGTTATAATGTTTGTTTCATTCATCCCAAAGGAAATGAAGAATTTCCACTTTGTAGTGAAGGTGTTCTTGTCGAACTTGTACAAGCACCTGATGATGTGATTAAAGCTCTAGGTTAA
- a CDS encoding YkvA family protein, whose protein sequence is MDENQKLQFIKTNFWKKVKETGKKIPFVKDVIAMYYCLLDENTSLTAKASIAFALLYFISPVDAIPDIILALGYTDDAGVIASTLLLIKSQLKTEHYEKANLALSEEKDK, encoded by the coding sequence ATGGACGAAAATCAAAAACTACAATTCATCAAAACCAATTTTTGGAAAAAGGTGAAAGAAACAGGAAAAAAAATTCCCTTTGTAAAAGATGTGATCGCCATGTATTATTGTTTGTTAGATGAAAACACATCACTGACAGCAAAAGCATCCATAGCCTTCGCATTGTTATATTTTATTTCACCAGTGGATGCCATTCCAGATATCATTTTGGCCTTAGGATATACAGACGACGCAGGAGTCATCGCCAGTACACTTTTACTCATCAAATCTCAACTAAAGACCGAACATTATGAGAAGGCAAATCTAGCCCTTTCGGAAGAAAAAGATAAATAA
- a CDS encoding efflux RND transporter permease subunit, with protein sequence MQNIAKFITDKTLIVQFILVLLVLIGLSRLLSMHREAFPNVALDKIVIEAPLPGATPEEIERLVAIPIEKKLRAVAKIDKIRSYNLENVSVIMIFIVEGTKNTKKVLDDVKDAVDSVRLPDNAQKPKVREVTTEKQEVISLSLTLKESSKDPIADYRVLRDTAKSFEDRFFQVKEIAEIEKIGYRNREFLVEVDPKVLNAKEVGLNTVLNALGSRNINIPSGRLKVNGTEYLLRTRGDFEEAKDMLSVPMLGNEFGFATVLKDIAKVVDGFEEEKTYEKLNGKHSIILRVWKTDQADIITTADSVKSLVTTMEGNFPEVDIQIYDDKSRDVRRQLGDLILNFETGLVLVLLSLIFILGMRLSIMISVAIIFIFLISFIFLKQFGFTINTITIFGMVMVLGMMVDNSIVVAENTYRLMQEGMERRDAILQTFKDVLVPLLVSFLVISAAFFPLLFMSGVIGKFILGIPAVVLVTLASSLLFALVFLPNWLNLFLPKTFQGITKKNESIEEKEGAFGYVISAYKRTMGFALKHRVFVLAIFTFIFFFTLFLAGRFLPFVMFPSGSEEDIEVKIWMPIGTTLQKNLETIEKMEPVITKMAGKDFVHLRSRIGIHENPITDPKPGQEVHRSHLTLKLVTAADRKEWGDARVLVKKIRDYIDENKVSGNFPKDMIYDVNAKIKGPPVGKPVSLEIRGAEFGVIQEIADLYTKELKKMEGVSDIRIDLELGKEEYRFFVKDEIAGRTDVSARDISRSVRTAFNGEVASTISKGEDKINILVRFPEKERQSVASLNLVKVENRNRRLIPLSQVAYFEKDRDYSMINRQDLQRVVRLEASVDTDKTTSLFVNRQLKGLVNIDKYTAKSYSVIFGGEQEDAGKSFRDLGISMLLAVAVIFGIFIVYFNSIGTTTVIIGSIPFGIVGVLFALMTHGMPLSFMSTLAIVALSGSIVANTLILITFIEELRLQGMSIEDAIINGGAIRLRPIFLTTISTVIGLVPSAYGIPTLDPFVQPLSLAFGWGLFFATGVTLIFVPVLYRIKEDFKHMFSKISFAKFVRKV encoded by the coding sequence ATGCAGAACATTGCAAAATTCATTACCGATAAAACTCTTATCGTTCAGTTCATTTTAGTCTTACTTGTTTTGATCGGACTTTCTCGTTTACTCTCCATGCATAGGGAGGCATTCCCGAATGTGGCCTTAGATAAAATTGTAATCGAAGCACCACTTCCTGGGGCCACTCCGGAAGAGATTGAGCGATTAGTTGCAATTCCTATCGAAAAGAAATTACGTGCTGTCGCTAAGATTGATAAAATCAGAAGTTATAACTTAGAAAATGTAAGTGTGATTATGATCTTCATTGTTGAGGGGACTAAAAACACAAAAAAAGTTTTGGATGATGTGAAGGACGCTGTAGATTCAGTGCGACTTCCTGATAACGCACAAAAACCTAAGGTGCGAGAAGTCACCACAGAAAAGCAGGAAGTCATCAGTCTTTCCCTTACTTTAAAAGAAAGTTCCAAAGATCCTATTGCCGATTACCGCGTGTTACGTGACACGGCCAAATCATTTGAAGATAGGTTTTTCCAGGTAAAAGAAATTGCCGAAATTGAAAAAATTGGATATAGAAACCGTGAGTTTCTTGTTGAAGTCGATCCAAAGGTTTTAAACGCAAAAGAAGTTGGTTTAAATACAGTTCTTAATGCGTTAGGTTCAAGAAATATCAATATTCCTTCAGGTAGACTTAAAGTCAATGGAACCGAATATCTATTGCGAACAAGAGGCGATTTTGAAGAAGCAAAAGATATGCTCTCAGTTCCTATGTTAGGAAATGAATTTGGGTTTGCCACAGTATTAAAAGATATTGCTAAAGTTGTGGATGGTTTTGAGGAAGAAAAAACCTATGAGAAGTTAAACGGAAAACATAGTATTATTCTTAGGGTATGGAAAACCGACCAAGCAGATATTATCACTACAGCGGATTCTGTAAAATCATTAGTAACTACAATGGAAGGAAACTTTCCAGAAGTTGATATTCAGATTTATGATGACAAAAGTCGTGATGTCCGACGCCAACTGGGCGACTTAATTTTGAATTTTGAAACGGGGCTTGTTCTCGTATTGTTATCTCTTATTTTTATTTTAGGAATGAGATTAAGCATAATGATTAGCGTTGCGATCATATTTATTTTTCTTATCTCATTTATCTTTTTAAAACAGTTTGGGTTTACAATCAATACGATCACGATTTTTGGTATGGTAATGGTATTGGGTATGATGGTAGATAATTCTATCGTTGTTGCCGAAAATACTTACAGGTTAATGCAAGAGGGGATGGAAAGACGAGATGCCATCTTACAAACATTTAAAGATGTTTTAGTTCCTCTGCTTGTATCTTTTCTTGTTATTTCAGCGGCATTTTTCCCACTTTTGTTTATGAGTGGGGTCATTGGTAAATTTATTTTAGGAATTCCTGCAGTTGTCCTTGTAACGCTTGCTAGTTCACTCCTTTTTGCTCTTGTGTTTTTGCCAAATTGGTTAAATCTATTTTTACCAAAAACATTTCAAGGAATCACCAAAAAGAACGAATCGATAGAAGAAAAAGAAGGGGCATTTGGATATGTCATTTCTGCTTACAAACGAACTATGGGATTTGCTTTAAAACATAGAGTTTTTGTTCTCGCTATTTTTACTTTTATATTTTTCTTCACTTTGTTCCTTGCGGGAAGATTTTTACCTTTTGTGATGTTTCCGTCGGGTAGCGAAGAAGATATCGAAGTTAAAATTTGGATGCCCATTGGGACAACACTCCAAAAGAACTTAGAAACCATCGAAAAAATGGAACCTGTCATTACAAAAATGGCAGGAAAGGATTTTGTACATCTTCGTAGTCGGATTGGCATTCATGAAAATCCGATTACTGATCCGAAACCTGGACAAGAGGTTCATAGATCTCACTTAACATTGAAACTCGTGACGGCGGCCGATAGAAAAGAGTGGGGAGATGCGAGAGTCCTTGTAAAAAAAATTCGTGATTATATAGATGAAAACAAAGTATCTGGAAATTTTCCAAAAGATATGATTTACGATGTGAATGCCAAAATCAAAGGCCCGCCTGTGGGCAAACCTGTCAGTTTGGAGATTCGTGGTGCCGAGTTTGGTGTCATCCAGGAAATTGCAGATCTTTATACCAAAGAACTTAAAAAAATGGAAGGAGTTTCTGACATTCGTATTGATTTGGAACTTGGGAAGGAAGAATATCGCTTCTTTGTGAAAGATGAAATTGCTGGTAGAACGGATGTTAGTGCTCGTGATATCTCACGTTCTGTTCGGACTGCTTTTAACGGTGAAGTTGCCTCAACGATTAGCAAAGGGGAAGATAAAATTAATATTTTAGTTAGGTTCCCTGAGAAAGAAAGGCAATCTGTTGCTAGTTTAAATTTGGTAAAAGTTGAAAATAGAAACAGAAGATTGATTCCTTTGAGTCAAGTAGCTTATTTTGAAAAGGATCGTGATTATTCGATGATCAACAGACAGGATTTACAGCGTGTTGTTCGTTTGGAAGCATCTGTTGATACTGATAAAACTACCTCTCTTTTTGTAAACCGCCAACTAAAGGGCCTTGTGAATATTGATAAATATACAGCGAAATCTTATTCGGTGATTTTTGGTGGAGAACAAGAAGATGCAGGTAAGTCATTTCGTGATTTGGGAATTTCCATGTTACTTGCGGTTGCTGTGATATTTGGGATTTTTATAGTGTATTTTAACTCTATAGGAACAACGACAGTGATCATTGGTTCTATTCCATTTGGAATTGTGGGAGTTCTTTTTGCTCTTATGACACATGGAATGCCACTTAGTTTTATGAGTACATTAGCCATTGTGGCACTCAGTGGATCGATTGTTGCTAACACTCTTATCCTGATTACATTCATTGAAGAACTTAGGTTACAAGGAATGTCGATTGAAGATGCCATCATTAATGGTGGTGCCATTCGTTTGCGTCCCATTTTTTTAACAACCATCAGTACAGTGATTGGTCTTGTTCCAAGTGCTTACGGAATTCCGACTTTGGATCCGTTTGTCCAACCGTTATCACTTGCTTTTGGATGGGGATTGTTTTTTGCGACGGGTGTGACTTTGATTTTTGTTCCGGTGTTGTACAGAATCAAAGAAGATTTTAAACATATGTTTTCTAAGATTTCATTTGCTAAGTTTGTCAGAAAAGTTTAG
- a CDS encoding PAS domain S-box protein: MNPITLIADKQELCELVLEYGLHGFLVWDTSIGLVYPSPVASKSMGLSREQSFPAECILTHSGLLLNTTFFSKDTILGRICFDPSNSAGFPFRFHSKEFFESGKKYILLVLDTMIEGSNDPDPHIIQSTEFSRDLFSSSFRNSSIGMKIENPHGEVIEVNPIFCQWLGYTDVELKRMTISDFTHSEDLDLELSYLEKLSRGLIQSFQIKKRYITKENRLIWAVLNKSIIRDHLGNPVFYLSQILDISESLQAEMELQNISRLLDQVAGLAKIGGWDLDLRTNKANWTNVTKQIHEVDENYIPSVGGGIQFFQSEESKRKISDAVNLLLAEGKEYDLELDMVTAKGNQTWIRTIGRAEYEAGKIVKIYGIIQDINERKKWEMTLAAQTSILWSFVEHAPAAVAMLDQEMRYVALSQRWIEDYKIPLSKEEIIGKSHYEVFPNISQQWKEIHSRGLNGEVLKRDEDVWRPPGWDKDQVIQWEIRPWTKLGGGVGGILMFTRDITEAYETKLELKAAKEFAEKAYNAKSEFLANMSHEIRTPLNGIIGYSDLLAETLEDSAYNEYAQIVKQSAHALLNIVNDVLDFSKAEAGKLKLAEEPYNLKKLVLEAIKIMNIQALIKGLDIHFHIDENIPQLLMFDSNRLRQILLNLLGNAIKFTESGFVECNVTKLNFSDTQSVKIRISIKDTGIGIAKDSQEKIFDSFTQEDFSTTRRFGGTGLGLAICKQLLALMKSDLQLNSELNQGSDFYFDICLRIPEFDPQLKPIESQKKDVQLDGNVLAQIEGNSKILVVEDNPVNLGLMRNFIKRILPDVKILEAQNGEEAIQVFLEETPVLILMDIQMPVMNGYDATLEIRKIPKGKNIPIIAVTAGIIAGEREKCLKMGMNDYISKPVQKENLKQTILKWLEK, translated from the coding sequence ATGAACCCGATTACATTAATTGCAGATAAACAAGAGTTATGTGAACTAGTTTTGGAATATGGTTTACATGGATTTCTGGTATGGGATACATCAATTGGATTAGTGTATCCCAGTCCTGTGGCATCTAAATCAATGGGACTTTCCAGGGAACAATCTTTTCCTGCTGAATGCATTCTGACACATTCTGGGCTTTTGTTAAATACAACTTTCTTTAGTAAAGATACGATCCTTGGTAGAATCTGCTTCGACCCTAGTAACAGTGCTGGTTTTCCATTTCGTTTTCACTCCAAAGAATTTTTTGAATCTGGAAAAAAATATATACTGCTTGTTTTGGATACAATGATTGAAGGATCGAACGATCCAGATCCACATATCATTCAATCAACTGAGTTTTCAAGAGATTTGTTTTCCTCTTCATTCCGTAACTCTAGTATAGGAATGAAAATTGAAAATCCTCATGGCGAGGTGATTGAAGTAAATCCAATTTTCTGCCAGTGGCTTGGATACACAGACGTAGAGTTAAAAAGAATGACGATTTCAGATTTTACTCACTCTGAAGATTTAGATTTAGAACTTTCTTATTTAGAAAAATTAAGTCGGGGATTGATTCAAAGTTTTCAAATAAAAAAACGATACATCACAAAAGAAAACCGATTGATCTGGGCCGTACTAAACAAATCGATCATTCGAGATCATTTAGGAAATCCAGTTTTTTACCTTTCGCAAATTTTAGATATTTCTGAATCCTTACAAGCAGAGATGGAATTACAAAATATCTCTAGATTACTCGATCAAGTCGCTGGCCTTGCAAAAATCGGTGGTTGGGATTTAGATTTAAGAACTAACAAAGCAAATTGGACAAACGTAACAAAACAAATTCATGAAGTCGATGAAAATTATATTCCGAGTGTGGGAGGAGGAATTCAGTTTTTTCAATCGGAAGAAAGTAAACGAAAGATATCTGATGCTGTAAATTTACTTTTAGCAGAAGGAAAAGAATACGATTTAGAATTGGATATGGTCACCGCAAAAGGGAATCAAACTTGGATTCGAACCATTGGACGTGCCGAGTATGAAGCGGGAAAAATCGTTAAAATTTACGGAATCATACAAGATATCAATGAACGTAAAAAATGGGAGATGACATTAGCTGCACAAACTTCGATTTTGTGGTCTTTTGTGGAACATGCGCCTGCCGCCGTAGCCATGTTAGACCAGGAGATGCGTTACGTTGCTCTCAGTCAACGTTGGATTGAAGATTATAAAATTCCCCTTTCCAAAGAAGAAATCATTGGAAAAAGCCATTATGAAGTTTTTCCAAATATTAGCCAGCAATGGAAAGAGATCCACTCTAGAGGTTTAAATGGTGAAGTTTTAAAAAGAGATGAAGATGTTTGGAGGCCGCCTGGTTGGGATAAAGACCAAGTGATTCAATGGGAAATTCGTCCTTGGACTAAACTTGGTGGTGGAGTTGGAGGGATATTAATGTTTACTCGCGATATCACGGAAGCCTATGAAACCAAACTAGAGTTAAAGGCAGCCAAAGAGTTTGCAGAAAAAGCATATAACGCAAAATCAGAATTTTTAGCGAATATGAGCCATGAAATTCGAACCCCACTCAACGGAATTATTGGATACTCTGATTTACTTGCAGAGACATTGGAAGATTCCGCTTATAATGAATATGCACAAATCGTAAAACAATCAGCGCATGCCTTATTAAATATCGTTAACGATGTTTTGGATTTTTCAAAAGCGGAAGCGGGAAAGTTAAAATTAGCTGAAGAGCCTTATAATTTGAAAAAATTAGTTTTAGAGGCAATCAAAATCATGAATATTCAAGCACTCATCAAGGGGCTCGATATTCATTTCCATATTGATGAAAACATTCCTCAGCTTCTCATGTTTGATTCAAACCGATTAAGGCAGATCCTCCTGAATTTACTTGGAAACGCTATCAAGTTTACTGAATCAGGATTTGTTGAATGTAATGTTACTAAGCTGAATTTTTCGGATACACAATCCGTAAAAATTAGAATATCAATTAAAGATACAGGAATCGGAATCGCAAAAGATAGCCAAGAAAAAATATTTGATTCCTTTACTCAGGAAGATTTTTCCACTACACGTAGGTTTGGTGGAACTGGCCTAGGATTAGCAATTTGTAAGCAGTTACTTGCTCTTATGAAATCAGATTTACAATTAAATAGTGAATTGAATCAAGGGAGTGATTTCTATTTTGATATATGTTTACGAATTCCGGAATTTGATCCTCAACTAAAACCAATAGAATCACAAAAAAAGGATGTACAGTTAGATGGTAATGTTTTAGCACAAATAGAGGGAAATTCAAAAATCTTAGTGGTTGAAGATAATCCAGTGAATCTTGGACTAATGCGAAATTTTATTAAAAGGATTCTCCCGGATGTAAAAATTTTAGAAGCGCAAAACGGCGAAGAAGCAATTCAAGTTTTTTTAGAAGAAACGCCTGTCCTCATCCTTATGGACATCCAAATGCCAGTGATGAATGGGTATGATGCAACCCTAGAAATTAGAAAAATTCCCAAAGGTAAAAATATACCGATCATTGCGGTTACGGCCGGGATCATTGCTGGCGAAAGGGAAAAGTGCCTGAAAATGGGGATGAATGATTATATTAGTAAACCCGTACAAAAAGAAAATTTAAAACAGACAATTCTCAAGTGGTTGGAGAAGTAA
- a CDS encoding Tll0287-like domain-containing protein, giving the protein MIKISMVAMGSLVSFFCLLANFSCRKIDYEARALEITKEAKTNLVQKLTNAIAEGGTKQAIPFCKQNVMAFTNNLGTKKGVLLRRISDKPRNPMNLVSDEEKRIFLEISANPTQVGEYPVKTVSTNETVTVYVPIPTSSLCLQCHGEPNVDIKKETLEVLRKEYPGDLARGYQVGNLRGLFSVQFTK; this is encoded by the coding sequence ATGATCAAAATTTCGATGGTGGCAATGGGATCTTTGGTATCTTTCTTCTGTCTTTTGGCAAACTTCAGTTGTCGAAAGATAGATTATGAGGCAAGGGCACTGGAAATTACCAAAGAAGCCAAAACTAATTTGGTTCAAAAATTAACAAACGCGATTGCTGAGGGAGGCACCAAACAGGCCATCCCGTTTTGCAAACAAAATGTTATGGCTTTTACAAATAACCTCGGAACGAAAAAAGGGGTTCTTCTTCGTCGAATTTCTGACAAACCAAGGAACCCAATGAATCTTGTTTCGGATGAAGAAAAAAGAATATTTTTAGAGATCAGTGCCAACCCGACTCAGGTTGGTGAGTATCCTGTGAAAACGGTATCCACTAATGAAACGGTCACCGTTTATGTTCCGATTCCCACTTCTAGTTTGTGTCTACAATGTCATGGTGAACCCAATGTAGACATTAAAAAAGAGACTTTAGAAGTTTTACGAAAAGAATATCCAGGTGATCTTGCCCGTGGATACCAAGTAGGAAATTTGAGAGGACTTTTTTCCGTGCAGTTTACCAAGTAA